The genome window CGGCGGATGGAAACCATAATCCATCAGGCGCTTCGCCATGTCCCAGACATGAACATCGTGGTGGGCTTGCCGCCGGTCTGAAAACACGACCTCGTGCAGAGTCGGCGAATCGTAAGGCAGCGCGAAGGCAGCTTTCAGTTTGGCGCGGATATAGTTCGCGTTGAGGACCGCCACTTCCGAGACTTCCTTTAAGCCTTCGGGTCCATTGGCGAGGATGTAGCACAGCGCCCGGACATGCATACCGAACTGGCCGTTGTACGCTTTGATCTTGCCGATCGATTGTGGGCGGTCGTAATCAAAGAACAGCGTGCCATCAGTCTTTCCGCCGATGACCGGATACGGCAGAAACGGCTCGAGGATTTTCTTGACCACGACTGGGCCGGCGCCCGGCCCGCCGCCGCCGTGGGGCGTCGTGAAGGTTTTGTGCAGGTTGATGTGCAGAACATCAATGCCGAAATCTCCGGGGCGCGTGATGCCCATCATGGCATTGAGGTTTGCACCATCCATGTACACAAGCGCGCCGTGGGAATGGAGCAGGAGCGCGATCTCTCCGATCTCCGCTTCGAAGATGCCGAGCGTATTGGGATTCGTAATCATGATCGCCGCGACGTCTTCGTTGACGGCTTTCCGGAGCGCTGCGAGATCCACCGTTCCTTGAGCGTTTGACGGAACGCTTTCCACGGCATAACCCGAAATGGCCGCGCTGGCGGGATTCGTACCGTGAGCGGAGTCGGGAATCAGGATCTTCTTACGCGGATTGCCTCGCGACTCATGGTAGGCCCGAATCATCAGAATGCCGGTGAGCTCGCCATGAGCGCCGGCCGCAGGCTGGAGCGTAACGGCGTCCATGCCGCTGATCTCGGCAAGACAGGACTCGAGCGTTTTCTGGATGTCGAGTGAGCCCTGAATCCTTCCGGCCGGTGCGTAAGGATGAGCCTGGATGAAGCCCTCCAGGCGCGCCATGCGCTCGTTGATTTTCGGGTTGTACTTCATGGTGCACGAGCCGAGAGGGTAAAGGCCGAGGTCGATGTGATAGTTCCAGGTCGAGAGGCGCGTAAAATGGCGGATCACATCGACTTCGGAAAGCTCCGGCATGCCCGGTATTTCCGCGCGCAGCAGCTCGGGCTCGATGAGTTCTTTGATGTCACGATGTGGAACATCCAACGCCGGCAGATCGAAAGCCCGGCGGCCGGGAGATCCTTCTTCGAACACGATGCGTTCGTTGAGGGAGAAGTGCGTGGAAACGCGCTTGCTCATAGTGGAGCTCTCAGCCGAAGATGGATATTCCCCGCCTTTCCAAGGCGGGGTGGCTGCGCCCTTAACAAAATGGTCCCGATCCTTTGGGCGCAGACGGGGCGGTTAGTAACTTCCATCAACAAATGAGGTGCGCTTCGCGGTTCGTCGACAACCGCTATTACTGCTTCGCCCTGTCGGGCTCGCGCTTCGCGCCCGCCCGTCCCTCCGACTTTTCTGCCTACCAACATTTCGCTCCATTCCGCGTTGGTCATGCGAAGCCTTTCACCATGGCGTCAATCTGCTCGCGGCGCGCGGTCTCCGTCACGCAGAGAAGCACCGCATGTCCGAGTTCCGGATAAAACCGTGAAAGCGACAATCCCGCAGGCGGCTGTTCCCGGTCATACTCGATGACGAACTCGTTGAAACGCGGAGCGGGGAACAGGACACGCCGCCTAGTTTCCTTTTGTATCTGATCGCCCGCGTAGGCGGTCTTCGCTATGTTCTGCTCGCAGACCTCGCGCAATCCTTTGGGGCCGACGGCGGCCAGATAGATCGTCGCCATCAGCGCACAAAGCGATTGATTGGTGCAGATGTTGGAAGTCGCTTTCTCCCGCCGGATGTGCTGTTCGCGGGTGGAAAGGGTCAAGACGAATCCGCGCCGGCCCGCGTAATCCTTTCCCATGCCGACGAGCCTTCCCGGCATCTGTCTGACGAATCGTTCCCGAGTCGCCATGAAACCCAGATGCGGACCGCCGAAACTCGGCGGCACTCCGAACGATTGAGCTTCGCCGACCACGATGTCCGCCGTTCTTTTTTCCGAAGCATCTTCGCCGGGCGCTTTCAGCAGTCCGAGCGAAACAGCCTCGCAGACATTTACGATGGAAAGGGCCTCATAGCGATGCGCCAGTTCGCAGATGTCGTGCGTCTTTTCAAGCGTTCCGAAGAAATTCGGCGACTGCACCACCACTGCCGCCGTGCCGCCCTTTTGTAGCTGCGCCTCGAGTTTTTCCGGATCCATCCGGCCGTCCGGCGTGTATTCGATGAGCTCGATGCCGATGCCGAGGTTTTTCGCGTAGGTTTCAACCACCGCGCGATATTCCGGATGAACCGTCCTTGCCAGCAGAAATCGATCTTTTTTGGCGAGCCGATGCGCCATCAGGACGGCTTCAGCGAGTCCGGTGCTTCCGTCATAGAGCGAAGCATTGGCGACTTCCATTCCCGT of Terriglobia bacterium contains these proteins:
- the gcvPA gene encoding aminomethyl-transferring glycine dehydrogenase subunit GcvPA; translated protein: MRYIPNSAADRQQMLAEAGLASVDSLFSGIPGKLRLRRLLDIPKALTEPELIEYFQARAAKDANASPLFIGAGIYSHYIPIVIDALISRSEFYTAYTPYQAELAQGTLQAIFEFQTYIAQLTGMEVANASLYDGSTGLAEAVLMAHRLAKKDRFLLARTVHPEYRAVVETYAKNLGIGIELIEYTPDGRMDPEKLEAQLQKGGTAAVVVQSPNFFGTLEKTHDICELAHRYEALSIVNVCEAVSLGLLKAPGEDASEKRTADIVVGEAQSFGVPPSFGGPHLGFMATRERFVRQMPGRLVGMGKDYAGRRGFVLTLSTREQHIRREKATSNICTNQSLCALMATIYLAAVGPKGLREVCEQNIAKTAYAGDQIQKETRRRVLFPAPRFNEFVIEYDREQPPAGLSLSRFYPELGHAVLLCVTETARREQIDAMVKGFA
- the gcvPB gene encoding aminomethyl-transferring glycine dehydrogenase subunit GcvPB; the encoded protein is MSKRVSTHFSLNERIVFEEGSPGRRAFDLPALDVPHRDIKELIEPELLRAEIPGMPELSEVDVIRHFTRLSTWNYHIDLGLYPLGSCTMKYNPKINERMARLEGFIQAHPYAPAGRIQGSLDIQKTLESCLAEISGMDAVTLQPAAGAHGELTGILMIRAYHESRGNPRKKILIPDSAHGTNPASAAISGYAVESVPSNAQGTVDLAALRKAVNEDVAAIMITNPNTLGIFEAEIGEIALLLHSHGALVYMDGANLNAMMGITRPGDFGIDVLHINLHKTFTTPHGGGGPGAGPVVVKKILEPFLPYPVIGGKTDGTLFFDYDRPQSIGKIKAYNGQFGMHVRALCYILANGPEGLKEVSEVAVLNANYIRAKLKAAFALPYDSPTLHEVVFSDRRQAHHDVHVWDMAKRLMDYGFHPPTVSFPLIVSGAIMIEPTETESKQELDAFIDAMLAIAKEAEEQPEFVKAAPHTTRIGRIDEAGAARRPVLRWKPEE